A genomic window from Lotus japonicus ecotype B-129 chromosome 1, LjGifu_v1.2 includes:
- the LOC130713080 gene encoding uncharacterized protein LOC130713080, which produces MMLGFAAPVRLGNGATHGGEGVIHDHQGRWIEGCFASGDDSNAFQAEVLALLGILKLAWVKGFRKVYCDVDCAELVATLENASAIQLHAEFLVLFEIASLLQQAWEVHLSCVHMDSNFVADLLAKRGACGVSFGF; this is translated from the exons ATGATGCTTGGGTTCGCGGCTCCTGTTCGACTG GGAAATGGAGCAACGCATGGTGGTGAGGGGGTCATCCATGATCATCAAGGTCGTTGGATAGAGGGTTGTTTCGCTAGTGGAGATGATAGCAATGCGTTCCAGGCTGAAGTTTTAGCTTTGTTGGGCATCCTCAAGTTAGCTTGGGTCAAAGGCTTCCGCAAAGTTTATTGTGATGTCGACTGtgctgaattggttgcaaccTTGGAGAATGCATCTGCTATACAATTGCATGCAGAATTCCTAGTTCTCTTCGAAATTGCTAGCCTTTTGCAGCAAGCTTGGGAAGTCCACCTCTCATGTGTTCACATGGATAGTAATTTCGTAGCTGATCTCTTGGCCAAGCGTGGTGCTTGTGGGGTTTCTTTCGGGTTTTAG